Part of the Streptomyces antimycoticus genome, GCGCGCAGCTTGCTCGCGGTACCCCAAGGAGCCCGGCCGGGGAAGGCGGGCGAGAGGTGATGACTGGTGGAGGCGGCAGTAGTACTCACGGTCTCCGTCGGGCTGGCTCGGCGAGGTCGATCGGGAACCGCGTCAGCCTACCGGTGCCGTCGTTCACGCTCCGGGGTACGGGCCGATCCCACCCGAGGGTGGGATCAGGCTCACATTCCCTCGTGCAGCCTGCGCAATCTGGCCGCGATGTCGCCAACGTCCTCGAGCACGCCCGCGGCCACACCGACGACCAGCTTGTACGCCTCGTCCTGGTCGACGTCGAGCATCTCGGTGCCGTTGAGGTCGAGAAAGACCACCGTGCACATCCACGCCATCCGCTTGTTGCCGTCCACCAGCGGGTGGTTGACGGCGAGCGACTGGAGCAGCGCGGCGGCCTTCTCGAAGCGGTCGGTGTACGCCTCTATGCCGAACATCTGCGACTGCGGACGATGCACAGCCGAGCTCAGCAACCCCAGATCGCGCACCGCGATCCGCTGCCCCCCACAGGCGATTTCCGCCAGGTCCAGCACTTCCTGGACCGTCAGGTACTTCACTTACTCCCCCAGCCTCCGCAGA contains:
- a CDS encoding type II toxin-antitoxin system death-on-curing family toxin, with the protein product MKYLTVQEVLDLAEIACGGQRIAVRDLGLLSSAVHRPQSQMFGIEAYTDRFEKAAALLQSLAVNHPLVDGNKRMAWMCTVVFLDLNGTEMLDVDQDEAYKLVVGVAAGVLEDVGDIAARLRRLHEGM